One window from the genome of Nocardioides panaciterrulae encodes:
- a CDS encoding sensor histidine kinase, which yields MDRPTPDQCQPALTPARHAWRILGALVVVGIAWGPMLPRQLHHHGLLALDLGCGAVGFALVVRRRRWPLSVALVTAALGAVSGIAAGPAVLAAVSVATRRRLWQVALVGLANVVAGMVVVRVQPTDQTQPMWLNLTVTAVFTIGVLGWGMYLGSRRELIWTLKHRAERAEAEQSLRVAQARGNERARIAREMHDVLAHRISQISLHAGALAFREDLGAEEMRASAGVIREKAHEALTDLRGVLGVLRDAGTGELLGAPQPTYDDLVELVAEARDSGLNVDFHDQLDPDDDPMPEVVGRTVYRIVQEGITNARKHAPGSHLTIRVSGSPGEGVGVVLRNPLGFGTATPGAGLGLVGLTERAELRGGRLEHRRDGSSFVLQGWIPWAT from the coding sequence GTGGATCGCCCGACCCCCGACCAGTGCCAGCCGGCGCTGACCCCCGCCCGCCACGCCTGGCGGATCCTGGGCGCGCTGGTCGTGGTCGGCATCGCGTGGGGCCCAATGCTCCCCCGCCAGCTGCACCACCACGGCCTGCTCGCCCTCGACCTGGGCTGCGGCGCGGTCGGGTTCGCGCTGGTCGTACGCCGGCGGCGGTGGCCGCTGTCGGTGGCGCTGGTCACCGCCGCGCTGGGCGCGGTCTCGGGGATCGCGGCCGGGCCCGCGGTGCTGGCGGCGGTCTCGGTCGCGACCCGGCGCCGGCTGTGGCAGGTCGCGCTGGTGGGGCTGGCCAACGTGGTCGCCGGGATGGTCGTGGTGCGCGTCCAGCCGACCGACCAGACCCAGCCGATGTGGCTCAACCTCACCGTGACCGCGGTCTTCACGATCGGGGTGCTCGGCTGGGGCATGTACCTCGGCTCGCGCCGCGAGCTGATCTGGACCCTGAAGCACCGCGCCGAGCGGGCCGAGGCCGAGCAGTCGCTGCGCGTGGCGCAGGCGCGCGGCAACGAACGCGCCCGGATCGCCCGGGAGATGCACGACGTGCTCGCGCACCGGATCTCGCAGATCTCGCTGCACGCGGGGGCCCTGGCCTTCCGCGAGGATCTCGGCGCCGAGGAGATGCGGGCCAGCGCCGGGGTGATCCGGGAGAAGGCGCACGAGGCGCTCACCGACCTGCGCGGCGTGCTGGGGGTGCTGCGCGACGCCGGGACCGGCGAGCTGCTCGGCGCCCCGCAGCCGACGTACGACGACCTGGTGGAGCTGGTCGCCGAGGCCAGGGACTCGGGGCTGAACGTGGACTTCCACGACCAGCTCGACCCCGACGACGACCCGATGCCGGAGGTGGTCGGGCGCACCGTCTACCGGATCGTCCAGGAGGGCATCACCAACGCCCGCAAGCACGCGCCGGGCAGCCACCTGACCATCCGGGTGAGCGGGTCCCCCGGCGAGGGGGTCGGGGTGGTGCTGCGCAACCCGCTGGGCTTCGGCACCGCGACCCCGGGTGCGGGCCTGGGGCTGGTCGGCCTGACCGAGCGCGCGGAGCTGCGCGGCGGCCGGCTGGAGCACCGGCGGGACGGCTCGTCGTTCGTGCTCCAGGGGTGGATACCGTGGGCGACGTGA
- a CDS encoding ISL3 family transposase encodes MLEPTACDRARPRSQRSCYCDRCDLLVGLDGFHVIGVGEHAGAVRVVVETPPEPTGCRRCGVIAHSHGRRDVRLIDVPCFGRPVRLVWRKRTWRCGEEKCTARSFTEQREDLAGPRALLTVRACWWAINQLRREHASVAGLARQLGTTWRTLWRSIEPLLEAMAVDPARFENVTSLGVDEHIWHHVSTRPIKDGGRGPKELTGMVDLSRDQEGRVRARLLDLVPGRSGKAYADWLEERGNAFRDGVKVAALDPFQGYKTAIDDKLEDAVAVVDAFHVVKLGTAAVDECRRRVQQETLGRRGRKGDPLYGIQKLLRAGAEKLTDKQWARFEKAIAARPDEHLQVWIAWSCAQQLRTAYRHPDPAEGRKIATKILDSFPTCPVPEMARLGRTLKRWKEAFLAYFETGRSNNGGTEAINGLIELHRRVARGFRNRENYRLRMLLIGGGLSHPHLK; translated from the coding sequence ATGCTCGAGCCTACGGCGTGCGACCGCGCGCGCCCACGTTCTCAACGCTCCTGCTACTGCGACCGGTGTGACCTCCTCGTCGGCCTCGATGGGTTCCACGTCATCGGCGTCGGCGAACACGCCGGCGCGGTCCGTGTCGTTGTCGAGACACCGCCTGAGCCGACGGGCTGTCGTAGGTGTGGGGTGATCGCACACAGCCACGGTCGACGCGACGTGCGCCTGATCGACGTGCCCTGCTTCGGGCGCCCGGTCCGGCTGGTCTGGCGCAAACGAACGTGGCGCTGCGGCGAGGAGAAGTGCACGGCCAGGTCGTTCACCGAACAGCGCGAGGATCTGGCGGGCCCGCGGGCGTTGCTGACGGTGCGTGCGTGCTGGTGGGCGATCAACCAGCTCCGCCGCGAGCACGCCTCGGTCGCCGGCCTCGCGCGGCAGCTCGGCACGACCTGGCGCACGCTATGGCGCTCGATCGAGCCGCTGCTCGAGGCCATGGCCGTCGACCCGGCACGCTTCGAGAACGTCACCAGCCTGGGCGTGGACGAACACATCTGGCACCACGTCTCGACCAGACCGATCAAGGACGGCGGCCGCGGCCCGAAAGAGCTCACCGGGATGGTCGACCTGAGTCGTGACCAGGAAGGACGCGTGCGTGCGCGGCTGCTCGACCTGGTCCCGGGCCGATCCGGCAAGGCCTACGCCGACTGGCTCGAAGAACGCGGCAACGCCTTCCGCGACGGCGTGAAGGTCGCCGCCCTGGACCCTTTCCAGGGCTACAAGACCGCGATCGACGACAAGCTCGAGGACGCCGTCGCGGTGGTTGATGCGTTCCATGTCGTGAAGCTCGGCACCGCCGCGGTCGATGAGTGCCGGCGCCGGGTCCAGCAAGAGACCCTGGGTCGCCGCGGCCGCAAGGGCGACCCGCTCTACGGCATCCAGAAACTGCTGCGCGCGGGCGCGGAGAAGCTCACCGACAAGCAGTGGGCCAGATTCGAGAAAGCCATCGCAGCCAGACCCGATGAGCACCTGCAGGTCTGGATCGCCTGGTCGTGCGCCCAACAACTCCGCACCGCCTACCGCCACCCCGATCCGGCCGAGGGCCGCAAGATCGCGACCAAGATCCTCGACTCGTTCCCGACCTGCCCGGTCCCCGAGATGGCCCGACTCGGTCGCACACTGAAGCGCTGGAAAGAGGCGTTCCTGGCCTACTTCGAGACCGGCCGATCCAACAACGGCGGCACAGAGGCCATCAACGGCCTGATCGAGCTCCATCGACGCGTGGCCAGAGGATTCCGCAACCGCGAGAACTACCGCCTACGCATGCTGCTCATCGGCGGCGGGCTCAGCCACCCCCACCTGAAGTAA
- a CDS encoding response regulator transcription factor, with the protein MTTRVLIVDDDPLVRSALALMLGGQSDLEVVGEAGDGREGVALARRLDPDVVLMDIRMPHLSGLDATRQLHAEPGPPRVIVLTTFDADDHVVGALGAGADGFLLKDTPPAEILDAIRKVADGEPMLSPSVTRTLLRRLRSDHADGLAAERLSAAQERLGRLTGRERDVALAVGRGLTNAEIAGELFLSVPTVKAHVSRLFEKLEVTNRVQIAICVHDAGLA; encoded by the coding sequence GTGACGACGCGGGTGCTCATCGTCGACGACGACCCGCTGGTCCGCTCGGCGCTGGCGCTGATGCTCGGCGGGCAGTCGGACCTGGAGGTCGTCGGCGAGGCCGGTGACGGCCGCGAGGGCGTGGCGCTGGCCCGCCGTCTCGACCCCGACGTGGTGCTGATGGACATCCGGATGCCCCACCTGTCCGGGCTCGACGCGACCCGGCAGCTGCACGCGGAGCCCGGCCCGCCCCGGGTGATCGTGCTGACGACCTTCGACGCCGACGACCACGTGGTCGGCGCGCTGGGCGCCGGCGCCGACGGGTTCCTGCTCAAGGACACCCCGCCCGCCGAGATCCTCGACGCGATCCGCAAGGTCGCCGACGGCGAGCCGATGCTCTCCCCCTCGGTGACCCGGACGCTGCTGCGCCGGCTGCGCTCGGACCACGCCGACGGGCTGGCCGCCGAGCGGCTCTCGGCCGCGCAGGAGCGGCTGGGCCGGCTCACCGGCCGGGAGCGCGACGTCGCGCTGGCCGTCGGCCGCGGGCTGACCAACGCCGAGATCGCCGGCGAGCTGTTCCTCTCGGTGCCGACGGTCAAGGCGCACGTGTCCCGGCTGTTCGAGAAGCTCGAGGTCACCAACCGGGTGCAGATCGCGATCTGCGTCCACGACGCCGGCCTGGCCTGA
- the rdgB gene encoding RdgB/HAM1 family non-canonical purine NTP pyrophosphatase gives MSRVFLASRNRKKIEEMQRILREHAPDLDVLGIDDVDGYEEPVEDQPTFEGNALLKARAGFAATGLPSLADDSGLCVDALNGMPGVLSARWSGTPKSDPRNNELLLQQLADVPDERRGAHFACAIAFVHPGGEEVVEGRMSGRVIRELRGTGGFGYDVLFVADEHDAEGLTSAQLDPAEKDRISHRGRALREIAPRVAKAVAG, from the coding sequence GTGAGCCGCGTCTTCCTCGCCTCGCGCAACCGCAAGAAGATCGAGGAGATGCAGCGCATCCTGCGTGAGCACGCCCCCGACCTCGACGTCCTCGGCATCGACGACGTGGACGGCTACGAGGAGCCCGTCGAGGACCAGCCCACCTTCGAGGGCAACGCGCTGCTCAAGGCCCGGGCCGGGTTCGCCGCCACCGGGCTGCCCTCGCTCGCCGACGACAGCGGCCTCTGCGTCGACGCCCTCAACGGCATGCCCGGGGTGCTCTCGGCCCGCTGGTCCGGCACGCCCAAGAGCGACCCCCGCAACAACGAGCTGCTGCTCCAGCAGCTCGCCGACGTCCCCGACGAGCGCCGGGGCGCCCACTTCGCGTGCGCGATCGCGTTCGTCCACCCCGGCGGCGAGGAGGTCGTCGAGGGCCGGATGTCCGGCCGGGTGATCCGCGAGCTGCGCGGCACCGGCGGCTTCGGCTACGACGTGCTCTTCGTCGCCGACGAGCACGACGCGGAGGGCCTCACCTCCGCCCAGCTCGACCCCGCCGAGAAGGACCGGATCTCCCACCGAGGCCGAGCCCTGCGCGAGATCGCGCCCCGGGTCGCCAAGGCCGTCGCGGGCTGA
- a CDS encoding TMEM175 family protein → MRTSRLEAFSDGVLAIIITIMVLELHVPDGPRLADLADSATGFLTYVLSFVYIGIYWNNHHHMFQLVRRVNGTVLWANLHLLFWLSLYPFTTAWMDETDLARTPLVAYGLNLLAAALAYYLLQLAIFRAEGADGLLREAVGRDVKGKVSPLIYLAGTLAAWLAGWPALVFYAVVAAIWLVPDRRMESYVAEHGLTE, encoded by the coding sequence ATGCGCACCAGCCGGCTCGAGGCGTTCAGCGACGGCGTGCTCGCCATCATCATCACGATCATGGTGCTCGAGCTGCACGTGCCGGACGGCCCGCGGCTCGCGGACCTCGCCGACTCAGCGACCGGCTTCCTGACCTACGTGCTGAGCTTCGTCTACATCGGCATCTACTGGAACAACCACCACCACATGTTCCAGCTGGTCCGCCGGGTGAACGGCACGGTGCTCTGGGCGAACCTGCACCTGCTGTTCTGGCTCTCGCTCTACCCGTTCACCACGGCCTGGATGGACGAGACCGACCTGGCCCGCACTCCCCTGGTCGCCTACGGCCTGAACCTGCTCGCGGCCGCCCTCGCCTACTACCTGCTGCAGCTGGCGATCTTCCGCGCTGAGGGGGCCGACGGGCTGCTGCGCGAGGCCGTCGGGCGTGACGTCAAGGGCAAGGTCTCGCCGCTGATCTACCTCGCCGGCACCCTGGCCGCCTGGCTCGCCGGCTGGCCGGCCCTGGTGTTCTACGCCGTGGTCGCCGCGATCTGGCTGGTCCCCGACCGGCGGATGGAGTCGTACGTCGCCGAGCACGGCCTGACGGAGTAG
- a CDS encoding ABC transporter permease subunit has product MTGQTAALPARLDVSGTSAIPFSRLVRLEGRKLADTRAGRWLLISIAALTALVLVIQLAVVVAQDLVVRFSDFLVAMNTPMGVLLPVLGVMSITSEWSQRTAMVTFALEPSRQRVVAAKLVSVLLVAVVAVVIGLLLGVLANLLYGGLSGNDVVWSIGVRQLFGFLLLHVFGMSTGFAFGMLFLNTPAGIVVFFVYSFVLPGLFQLGAALMHWFGQLQPWIDFNAAQAPLIVDQGMAGKEWAQLVVSGLLWLVLPLVVGVWRVLRTEVK; this is encoded by the coding sequence ATGACCGGCCAGACCGCTGCCCTCCCCGCCCGCCTCGACGTCTCGGGCACGTCCGCCATCCCGTTCTCGCGGCTGGTGCGCCTCGAGGGCCGCAAGCTCGCCGACACCCGCGCCGGGCGCTGGCTGCTGATCTCCATCGCGGCGCTGACCGCGCTGGTGCTCGTCATCCAGCTCGCGGTCGTGGTGGCGCAGGACCTCGTCGTACGCTTCAGCGACTTCCTGGTGGCCATGAACACCCCCATGGGCGTGCTGCTCCCGGTGCTCGGCGTCATGTCGATCACCAGCGAGTGGAGCCAGCGCACCGCGATGGTGACCTTCGCGCTGGAGCCGTCGCGCCAGCGCGTGGTGGCGGCCAAGCTGGTCAGCGTGCTGCTCGTGGCCGTCGTGGCCGTCGTGATCGGGCTGCTGCTGGGCGTGCTGGCGAACCTGCTCTACGGCGGGCTTTCGGGCAACGACGTGGTCTGGTCGATCGGTGTGCGCCAGCTCTTCGGCTTCCTGCTGCTGCACGTGTTCGGCATGTCCACCGGCTTCGCGTTCGGCATGCTGTTCCTGAACACGCCCGCCGGGATCGTGGTGTTCTTCGTCTACTCCTTCGTGCTGCCCGGCCTGTTCCAGCTCGGCGCCGCGCTGATGCACTGGTTCGGCCAGCTGCAGCCGTGGATCGACTTCAACGCCGCCCAGGCCCCGCTCATCGTCGACCAGGGGATGGCCGGCAAGGAGTGGGCCCAGCTGGTGGTCTCCGGGCTGCTCTGGCTGGTGCTCCCGTTGGTGGTCGGGGTGTGGCGGGTGCTGCGGACCGAGGTGAAGTAG
- a CDS encoding ATP-binding cassette domain-containing protein, translated as MIKVEGLTRTYGAFTAVDDVSFECRPGTVTGFLGPNGAGKTTTMRIMVGLTPATRGEVTIGGLHYGDIPNPGRHVGVLLDASAQHAGRTGREVLTLGALAMGLPSSRVDEMLALVSLDEREAKRRVRNYSLGMRQRLGIAHALLGDPSVLILDEPANGLDPAGIRWMRGLLKGYAERGGTVLLSSHLLHEVEIIADEMILIGRGRIVARGDRKSLMAGAGKSATFVTALDNEALATGLKEKGLAVSGAGEGLRVEAEPVEVGRVAAERAIVLTDLRAADGGLEDLFLSLTADTQRETTTEGAPA; from the coding sequence ATGATCAAGGTCGAGGGGCTCACCAGGACGTACGGCGCGTTCACCGCCGTGGACGACGTCAGCTTCGAGTGCCGGCCCGGCACCGTCACCGGCTTCCTGGGGCCCAACGGCGCTGGGAAGACCACCACGATGCGGATCATGGTGGGGCTGACCCCCGCGACCCGCGGCGAGGTGACGATCGGCGGGCTGCACTACGGCGACATCCCCAACCCCGGGCGCCATGTCGGCGTCCTCCTCGACGCCTCCGCCCAGCACGCCGGCCGCACCGGCCGGGAGGTCCTGACCCTGGGCGCCCTGGCGATGGGGCTGCCGTCCTCCCGGGTCGACGAGATGCTCGCGCTGGTCTCGCTGGACGAGCGGGAGGCCAAGCGCCGGGTGCGCAACTACTCCCTCGGCATGCGCCAGCGGCTCGGGATCGCCCACGCCCTGCTGGGCGACCCCTCGGTGCTGATCCTCGACGAGCCCGCCAACGGGCTGGACCCCGCCGGCATCCGCTGGATGCGCGGCCTGCTCAAGGGGTATGCCGAGCGCGGCGGCACCGTGCTGCTGTCCAGCCACCTGCTGCACGAGGTGGAGATCATCGCCGACGAGATGATCCTGATCGGCCGCGGCCGAATCGTGGCCCGCGGCGACCGGAAGTCCCTGATGGCCGGGGCCGGCAAGAGCGCCACCTTCGTGACCGCGCTGGACAACGAGGCGCTCGCGACCGGCCTGAAGGAGAAGGGGCTGGCCGTCAGCGGCGCCGGCGAGGGGCTGCGCGTGGAGGCGGAGCCGGTGGAGGTCGGCCGCGTGGCCGCCGAGCGCGCGATCGTCCTGACCGACCTGCGGGCCGCCGACGGTGGCCTCGAGGACCTGTTCCTCTCCCTCACCGCCGACACCCAGCGGGAGACCACCACCGAAGGAGCCCCGGCATGA
- a CDS encoding Fe-S cluster assembly protein HesB, whose amino-acid sequence MLTLTENARDILRKVPHQPELGPGAGLRISRSQAGDGVFLTSLTHAPRRGDEVLDDDGARVFLGPLAAERYDGGRLDARTDPQGRIEFVVRRAS is encoded by the coding sequence ATGCTCACCCTGACCGAGAACGCCCGCGACATCCTGCGGAAGGTTCCCCACCAGCCCGAGCTCGGCCCCGGCGCCGGACTGCGCATCTCCCGGTCCCAGGCCGGGGACGGCGTGTTCCTCACCTCGCTCACCCACGCCCCGCGGCGCGGCGACGAGGTCCTCGACGACGACGGCGCCCGGGTCTTCCTCGGTCCGCTGGCGGCGGAGCGGTACGACGGCGGTCGCCTCGACGCCCGCACCGACCCGCAGGGCCGCATCGAGTTCGTGGTCCGGCGCGCCTCCTGA
- a CDS encoding IS1380 family transposase yields the protein MKASHAVRPVFDDPNLVSAAGLVPALRLAESAGLHDLLTGRLRVASPNPVAKSVSVIGGMLAGADCIDDLDLLRHGGWGGSSSGSGHPRHLARSCAPSPTVTFSRSTRSPPGSWPGSASRVPGLLAGATTLDGLAFLDVDDTIREVHGYAKQGAAYGYSRVRGLNAQLAVLSSPTAAPVIARARLRRGNVASAAGAGRLLAQAISTARKAGVRARILARADSAYYGHAFVATALRHGAWFSVTARMTATVKAAITSIGEDAWEPIAYPHAVFEEAEQRWISDAEVAEVPFVAFTGRRKAEHVTCRLVVRRVKRLQALASDGTEQGELFATFRHHAFITNSTLGLVKADQTHRDHAIVEQVIAELKDGPLAHLPSGKYAANAAWLAHAVIAFNIARAAAVAAGQAKARWATLRSRIINVPARIASTSRRLVLHLPEHWPWAPAWLSLWSVATGPPAAATT from the coding sequence GTGAAAGCCTCTCACGCCGTGCGGCCTGTTTTCGACGATCCGAATCTCGTGTCGGCCGCGGGTCTGGTGCCGGCGCTGCGGCTGGCCGAGTCGGCGGGTCTGCATGACCTCCTCACCGGGCGGCTGCGAGTCGCGTCGCCGAACCCGGTGGCCAAGTCGGTCAGTGTGATCGGGGGGATGCTGGCCGGGGCGGACTGCATCGATGATCTCGATCTGCTCCGTCATGGCGGGTGGGGCGGGTCTTCGTCGGGGTCCGGGCACCCTCGACACTTGGCACGTTCCTGCGCTCCTTCACCCACGGTCACGTTCAGCAGGTCGACGCGGTCGCCTCCCGGGTCCTGGCCGGGCTCAGCGAGCAGGGTCCCGGGGCTGCTCGCGGGCGCCACCACGCTCGACGGGCTGGCATTCCTCGATGTCGACGACACGATCCGCGAGGTCCACGGCTACGCCAAACAGGGCGCCGCCTATGGCTACTCGCGGGTGCGGGGGTTGAACGCCCAGCTCGCGGTCCTCTCGAGTCCGACCGCGGCGCCGGTGATCGCCCGGGCCCGGTTGCGTCGCGGCAACGTCGCCTCGGCGGCCGGGGCGGGACGGCTGCTGGCCCAGGCCATCAGCACCGCCCGCAAGGCCGGCGTCAGGGCCAGGATCCTGGCCCGAGCGGACTCGGCCTACTACGGCCACGCGTTCGTCGCCACCGCGCTGCGCCACGGCGCCTGGTTCAGCGTGACCGCACGCATGACCGCGACCGTGAAGGCCGCGATCACCAGCATCGGCGAGGACGCGTGGGAACCGATCGCCTACCCCCACGCGGTCTTCGAGGAGGCCGAACAGCGCTGGATCAGTGACGCCGAGGTCGCCGAAGTGCCGTTCGTCGCGTTCACCGGACGCCGCAAGGCCGAGCACGTCACCTGCCGCCTGGTCGTGCGACGCGTCAAGAGGTTGCAGGCGTTGGCCAGCGATGGCACCGAGCAGGGCGAGCTGTTCGCGACCTTCCGCCACCACGCGTTCATCACCAACTCCACCCTGGGCCTGGTCAAGGCCGACCAGACCCACCGCGACCACGCGATCGTCGAGCAGGTCATAGCCGAGCTCAAGGACGGACCGTTGGCGCACTTGCCGTCCGGGAAGTACGCGGCGAACGCAGCCTGGCTGGCCCACGCGGTGATCGCGTTCAACATCGCCCGCGCCGCCGCGGTGGCGGCCGGGCAGGCCAAGGCCCGCTGGGCGACCCTGCGCAGCCGGATCATCAACGTCCCCGCCCGGATCGCATCCACCAGTAGGCGCCTCGTGCTGCACCTACCCGAGCACTGGCCATGGGCACCGGCATGGCTTTCGCTGTGGTCGGTCGCAACAGGGCCACCAGCAGCCGCCACGACCTGA
- a CDS encoding MBL fold metallo-hydrolase, translated as MRLTVVGCSGSYPGPDSPASCYLLEAEHDDGTGSRTWRVLLDLGSGALGALQRYADPLAVDAVLLSHLHADHCLDLAGFYVLRKYHPHGPQPRIPVWGPVGTADRMARAYDLPVDPGMTEEFDFHEWDGPVQVGPFAVEPIAVDHPVPAYGLRVAADGATVGYSGDTGPCAGLDAVAKDADLLLAEASFRSGDANPPRLHLTGTDCGEAAARGRAQRLLLTHVPPWFDPQDALAEARAVYDGPASLARAGQVHDL; from the coding sequence GTGAGGCTGACGGTCGTCGGCTGCTCGGGGTCCTACCCCGGGCCTGACTCGCCGGCCAGCTGCTACCTGCTCGAGGCCGAGCACGACGACGGCACCGGCAGCCGGACCTGGCGGGTGCTGCTGGACCTGGGCAGCGGCGCCCTCGGCGCCCTGCAGCGCTACGCCGACCCGCTGGCCGTGGACGCCGTGCTGCTCAGCCACCTGCACGCCGACCACTGCCTGGACCTCGCCGGCTTCTACGTGCTGCGCAAGTACCACCCCCACGGCCCCCAGCCGCGGATCCCGGTCTGGGGACCGGTCGGGACCGCGGACCGGATGGCCCGGGCCTACGACCTGCCGGTCGACCCGGGCATGACCGAGGAGTTCGACTTCCACGAGTGGGACGGGCCGGTCCAGGTGGGGCCGTTCGCGGTCGAGCCGATCGCGGTCGACCACCCGGTGCCGGCGTACGGCCTGCGGGTCGCCGCGGACGGGGCGACGGTGGGCTACAGCGGCGACACCGGCCCGTGTGCCGGGCTGGACGCGGTCGCCAAGGACGCCGACCTGCTGCTCGCCGAGGCGTCCTTCCGCTCCGGCGACGCCAACCCGCCGCGGCTGCACCTGACCGGCACCGACTGCGGCGAGGCGGCCGCGCGGGGCCGGGCGCAGCGGCTGCTGCTCACGCACGTGCCGCCGTGGTTCGACCCGCAGGACGCGCTGGCCGAGGCCCGGGCGGTGTACGACGGGCCGGCGTCGCTGGCCCGGGCGGGCCAGGTCCACGACCTCTGA
- the rph gene encoding ribonuclease PH: MTTRADGRSDDELRPITLTRHWLDHAAGSVLVEFGKTRVLCAASASEGVPRWRKGSGLGWVTAEYAMLPASTNTRSDRESVKGRIGGRTHEISRLIGRSLRAVIDYQSLGENTIVLDCDVLQADGGTRTAAITGAYVALADAITHLRSSGALAGEPLTGSVAAVSVGIIDGVPRLDLPYEEDVRAETDMNVVMTGEGKFVEVQGTAEGVAFDRTELDALLALAEKGCADLTRLQSEVLST; the protein is encoded by the coding sequence ATGACGACACGCGCCGACGGCCGCTCCGATGACGAGCTCCGTCCGATCACCCTCACCCGCCACTGGCTCGACCACGCCGCCGGGTCGGTGCTGGTGGAGTTCGGCAAGACCCGGGTGCTGTGCGCGGCGTCGGCCTCCGAGGGGGTCCCGCGCTGGCGCAAGGGCTCCGGGCTCGGCTGGGTGACCGCGGAGTACGCCATGCTCCCGGCCTCCACCAACACCCGCTCCGACCGCGAGTCGGTCAAGGGTCGCATCGGGGGGCGGACCCACGAGATCAGCCGCCTGATCGGCCGGTCGCTGCGCGCGGTCATCGACTACCAGTCGCTCGGGGAGAACACGATCGTCCTCGACTGTGACGTACTGCAGGCCGACGGCGGCACCCGCACCGCCGCGATCACCGGCGCGTACGTCGCGCTCGCCGACGCGATCACCCACCTGCGGTCCTCCGGGGCGCTGGCCGGTGAACCGCTGACCGGGTCGGTCGCGGCGGTGAGCGTCGGCATCATCGACGGCGTGCCCCGCCTCGACCTGCCCTACGAGGAGGACGTGCGCGCCGAGACCGACATGAACGTCGTGATGACCGGGGAGGGCAAGTTCGTGGAGGTGCAGGGGACCGCCGAGGGCGTCGCCTTCGACCGGACCGAGCTCGACGCGCTGCTGGCGCTGGCCGAGAAGGGCTGCGCCGACCTGACCCGGCTGCAGTCCGAGGTGCTGTCCACGTGA
- the murI gene encoding glutamate racemase, whose protein sequence is MSVLSSPERRDAPIGIFDSGFGGLTVARSVIDQLPHESIAYVGDTARAPYGPKPIGEVREYALECLDHLVERGVKALVIACNSASAAMLRDARERYDVPVVEVILPATRRAVAATRTGRIGVICTRATAESLAYEDAFAAAPHVELVTRACPLFVPFVERGITGGEELLAAAHEYLDPLVAAEVDTLILGCTHYPLLTGVISYVVGDQVTLVSSAEECAKDVYKMLVRTGLMRETGDPAYDFWTTGAPEEFETIGRRFLGAEMAAASQFAGGRVRP, encoded by the coding sequence GTGTCGGTCCTGAGCAGCCCCGAGCGGCGTGATGCGCCCATCGGCATCTTCGACTCCGGCTTCGGCGGCCTCACGGTGGCCCGGTCGGTGATCGACCAGCTGCCGCACGAGTCGATCGCCTACGTCGGCGACACCGCGCGGGCGCCGTACGGGCCCAAGCCGATCGGCGAGGTGCGCGAGTACGCCCTTGAGTGCCTCGACCACCTCGTCGAGCGCGGCGTGAAGGCGCTGGTCATCGCGTGCAACTCCGCCAGCGCCGCGATGCTGCGCGACGCCCGGGAGCGGTACGACGTGCCGGTGGTCGAGGTGATCCTGCCGGCCACCCGCCGGGCGGTCGCGGCCACCCGGACCGGCCGGATCGGGGTGATCTGCACCCGGGCCACCGCGGAGTCGCTGGCCTACGAGGACGCCTTCGCCGCCGCCCCGCACGTGGAGCTGGTGACCCGGGCGTGCCCGCTGTTCGTGCCGTTCGTCGAGCGCGGCATCACCGGCGGCGAGGAGCTGCTCGCCGCCGCCCACGAGTACCTCGACCCGCTGGTCGCCGCCGAGGTCGACACGCTGATCCTCGGCTGCACCCACTACCCGCTGCTCACCGGCGTGATCTCCTACGTCGTCGGCGACCAGGTGACGCTGGTCAGCAGTGCCGAGGAGTGCGCCAAGGACGTCTACAAGATGCTGGTCCGCACCGGCCTGATGCGCGAGACCGGGGACCCGGCGTACGACTTCTGGACGACCGGGGCCCCCGAGGAGTTCGAGACGATCGGCCGGCGGTTCCTGGGCGCGGAGATGGCGGCCGCCTCGCAGTTCGCCGGGGGACGGGTCCGCCCGTGA